One Epinephelus moara isolate mb chromosome 20, YSFRI_EMoa_1.0, whole genome shotgun sequence genomic window carries:
- the LOC126408253 gene encoding histone H2B 1/2-like, whose translation MPETTVKAPKKGSKKAVSKSVSKSGKKRRRTRKESYAIYVYKVLKQVHPDTGISSKAMGIMNSFVSDIFERIAGEASRLAHYNKRSTITSREIQTAVRLLLPGELAKHAVSEGTKAVTKYTSSK comes from the coding sequence ATGCCGGAAACCACCGTGAAAGCGCCCAAGAAGGGCTCAAAGAAAGCCGTGTCTAAGAGTGTCAGCAAGAGCggcaagaagaggaggaggaccagGAAAGAGAGCTACGCCATCTACGTGTACAAGGTGCTGAAGCAGGTTCACCCCGACACCGGCATCTCGTCCAAGGCCATGGGCATCATGAACTCGTTTGTCAGTGACATCTTTGAGCGCATCGCTGGTGAGGCCTCCCGTCTGGCTCACTACAACAAACGCTCCACCATCACTTCCAGAGAGATCCAGACCGCCGTCCGCCTGCTGCTGCCCGGTGAGCTGGCCAAGCACGCCGTGTCTGAGGGCACCAAGGCCGTCACCAAGTACACCAGCTCCAAGTAA